From Curtobacterium sp. SGAir0471, the proteins below share one genomic window:
- a CDS encoding GNAT family N-acetyltransferase gives MTERDVSYLAFEPVFPLTRDPGLVRWRKSLEALPPSQPTLREATVDPGDARRLKDLQLACEPIMVQTVQHNATMIAEHLVLLAEIGNVHVGFCMASIGSGPRDPTFIQVVAVAPPAQRRGVAMALLDSIGGRAPQHDIAFATRDDNTAALALTTRFAERIGASLRPVPPGTYRHGDLGTARGLGYRPWLITQSRNQNSR, from the coding sequence GTGACCGAAAGAGACGTGAGCTACCTTGCGTTCGAACCGGTCTTCCCTCTAACCAGAGATCCGGGACTAGTGCGGTGGCGTAAGTCGTTGGAGGCCCTCCCCCCGTCGCAACCGACGCTGCGTGAAGCAACTGTTGATCCAGGCGACGCACGCCGTCTCAAAGACTTGCAACTCGCATGCGAGCCGATCATGGTGCAAACGGTGCAGCACAACGCAACGATGATCGCGGAGCATCTGGTACTCCTCGCCGAGATCGGCAATGTGCACGTGGGATTCTGCATGGCGTCGATCGGCAGCGGCCCTCGTGACCCGACGTTCATCCAGGTCGTGGCCGTGGCGCCGCCCGCACAGCGAAGGGGCGTCGCGATGGCGCTGCTCGATTCGATCGGGGGGCGTGCGCCGCAGCATGACATCGCTTTCGCTACCCGCGACGACAACACGGCAGCTCTAGCGCTAACCACGCGATTCGCCGAACGCATCGGAGCAAGTCTGCGGCCGGTGCCGCCGGGAACCTACCGGCACGGCGATCTCGGCACCGCACGTGGCCTGGGTTACCGTCCATGGCTCATCACACAGTCGAGGAATCAAAACAGCCGGTGA
- a CDS encoding TetR/AcrR family transcriptional regulator, which produces MSDDASSPTPRTPRAEVRERLLVAGADVFAESGVHGARLDDVAARAGFSKGAVYSNFSSKQDLVAQVMQRSTNRILAALQEVVREDVAATSIADVVRAAFGRYDQGRQFALVSELRGYALRHPEFMPEFVRQRRELQDGVLDLVRLWFGAHPEVEPGMPLEDFAVLLVGANVGIVFDGPALPGVNPGDVIASLVDAVVRPGR; this is translated from the coding sequence ATGAGCGACGACGCCTCCTCCCCCACCCCCAGGACGCCCCGCGCCGAGGTGCGCGAACGACTGCTCGTCGCCGGAGCGGACGTGTTCGCCGAGTCCGGCGTGCACGGTGCCCGGCTCGACGACGTCGCCGCACGCGCCGGCTTCAGCAAGGGCGCCGTGTACTCGAACTTCTCGTCGAAGCAGGACCTCGTCGCGCAGGTCATGCAGCGTTCGACGAACCGGATCCTGGCGGCGCTGCAGGAGGTCGTGCGCGAGGACGTCGCCGCCACGAGCATCGCCGACGTCGTCCGGGCGGCCTTCGGGCGGTACGACCAGGGCCGGCAGTTCGCCCTCGTCTCGGAGCTCCGTGGGTACGCCCTGCGGCACCCGGAGTTCATGCCGGAGTTCGTCCGGCAGCGCCGCGAGCTGCAGGACGGCGTGCTCGACCTGGTGCGCCTGTGGTTCGGCGCGCACCCGGAGGTCGAGCCGGGCATGCCGCTCGAGGACTTCGCCGTGCTGCTCGTCGGCGCCAACGTGGGGATCGTCTTCGATGGGCCGGCGCTGCCCGGGGTGAACCCGGGCGACGTCATCGCGAGCCTGGTCGACGCGGTGGTGCGCCCAGGGCGCTGA
- a CDS encoding transglutaminase family protein — protein MSGTSTADRVRTPAGTERPGRPAERSDAPGPWVVALAPLPVLIAALSMRPLVQGTAWWVSGVVFAAVLVAVVLAVRRRAPGVRFIALVVALVVGSCVAAVANDVPPLGWLDRQGALGEALAAIRLNPAPLPQSDAIRLIVTIAIGWVAGVSLFLAAIAPTVALAAVPALVVLIVPGVVTGEAASPVLVVLVGIAFLGLLWLSVRPVQRAFPAAVVGAIGLVVAVGLPVLVPINASWLSGVTGALQAPIQPGRPGTLLELGRDLRQPNELEVFRYRTADGQPEYLKLADLDEFGTGDWVPTVTDASDAETADQQQWAVGVNPRLASRGDLTIRISGLSSNYLPVPGGAVSVESQSTNLDLSQWRWMGDSNTVRSTGPVTQRGSTYQVFGASTWSGEYLDAIAASGILGRTDGRGFTAPSDAQLRTDLALPKDLPRDIRAAAQRVAGGLPNDYARARALEQWFRSDLFTYSETAPVEQGYDGDSMDVIDTFLRVRQGYCVHFASSMAVMARTLGIPSRIAVGYRASSDQTEDGEYTVSNRQLHSWPELYIRGAGWVSFEPTPSSDAAAQAGTESSATAAPAPSETPLPAPGETAPAEASPTPTPSASTEPSAAAASGGSDGPGAAGLAVGLLLLLAVLVAPGVVRVVRRRRRLAAVRAGRSPALNAWREVLDDVADHGYAPGLAPPGDAAAAARTARAVLGRLTDAVPAAVLPHLTSIVDAVDVERFAADGAASVDTGALRRAVLEARVVLDASVPRARVVRARLFPPSLLPSSAWSHEGRRSRRTA, from the coding sequence GTGAGCGGGACCTCGACGGCGGACCGGGTCCGGACACCCGCGGGCACCGAGCGCCCAGGGCGTCCGGCCGAGCGCTCCGACGCCCCCGGCCCCTGGGTCGTCGCCCTCGCGCCGCTCCCGGTCCTGATCGCGGCGCTGTCGATGCGTCCGCTCGTGCAGGGCACCGCCTGGTGGGTGTCCGGCGTGGTCTTCGCCGCCGTGCTCGTCGCCGTCGTCCTCGCCGTCCGCCGTCGGGCGCCCGGCGTGCGCTTCATCGCCCTCGTCGTCGCGCTGGTGGTCGGGTCCTGCGTGGCCGCCGTCGCCAACGACGTGCCCCCGCTCGGGTGGCTCGACCGGCAGGGCGCGCTCGGCGAGGCGCTCGCCGCCATCCGGCTGAACCCCGCGCCGTTGCCGCAGAGCGACGCGATCCGGCTGATCGTCACCATCGCGATCGGCTGGGTCGCCGGGGTGTCCCTGTTCCTCGCCGCGATCGCCCCGACGGTCGCGCTCGCCGCCGTCCCCGCGCTCGTCGTGCTCATCGTCCCCGGCGTCGTGACCGGGGAGGCCGCGTCGCCGGTGCTCGTCGTCCTGGTCGGCATCGCGTTCCTCGGGCTCCTGTGGCTGTCCGTCCGCCCGGTGCAACGAGCCTTCCCGGCCGCCGTCGTGGGGGCCATCGGACTCGTCGTCGCCGTCGGGCTCCCGGTGCTCGTCCCGATCAACGCCAGCTGGCTGTCCGGGGTCACCGGTGCCCTGCAGGCGCCGATCCAGCCCGGTCGTCCCGGCACGCTGCTCGAACTCGGCCGCGACCTGCGCCAGCCGAACGAGCTCGAGGTGTTCCGCTACCGGACCGCCGACGGGCAGCCGGAGTACCTCAAGCTCGCCGACCTCGACGAGTTCGGCACCGGTGACTGGGTACCGACGGTGACCGATGCCAGCGACGCGGAGACCGCGGACCAGCAGCAGTGGGCGGTCGGCGTGAACCCGCGCCTGGCCAGCCGCGGCGACCTGACGATCCGGATCAGCGGCCTGTCGAGCAACTACCTGCCCGTGCCGGGCGGCGCCGTGTCCGTCGAGTCGCAGTCGACGAACCTCGACCTGTCGCAGTGGCGCTGGATGGGGGACTCGAACACGGTCCGCTCGACCGGTCCCGTGACCCAGCGCGGCTCGACGTACCAGGTGTTCGGCGCCTCGACGTGGTCGGGGGAGTACCTCGACGCGATCGCCGCGAGCGGGATCCTCGGGCGGACCGACGGCCGGGGCTTCACGGCGCCGAGCGACGCCCAGCTGCGCACCGACCTGGCGCTGCCGAAGGACCTCCCCCGCGACATCCGCGCGGCTGCCCAGCGTGTGGCCGGCGGTCTGCCGAACGACTACGCCAGGGCTCGTGCACTCGAGCAGTGGTTCCGGAGCGACCTCTTCACCTACTCCGAGACGGCCCCGGTCGAGCAGGGCTACGACGGCGACAGCATGGACGTGATCGACACGTTCCTGCGCGTCCGCCAGGGGTACTGCGTGCACTTCGCGTCGTCGATGGCGGTGATGGCCCGCACGCTCGGGATCCCGTCGCGCATCGCGGTCGGGTACCGGGCCAGCAGCGACCAGACCGAGGACGGCGAGTACACGGTCTCGAACCGTCAGCTGCACTCGTGGCCCGAGCTGTACATCCGTGGTGCCGGGTGGGTGTCCTTCGAGCCCACCCCGAGCTCCGACGCCGCGGCCCAGGCGGGGACCGAGTCGTCCGCCACGGCAGCACCGGCGCCGTCCGAGACCCCGCTGCCGGCCCCGGGTGAGACCGCACCCGCCGAGGCCTCGCCGACCCCGACCCCCTCGGCGTCGACCGAACCGAGCGCCGCGGCCGCGTCGGGCGGCTCCGACGGTCCGGGAGCCGCCGGTCTGGCGGTCGGGCTGCTGCTCCTCCTCGCCGTGCTCGTCGCTCCGGGGGTCGTCCGCGTCGTGCGTCGGCGGCGTCGGCTCGCCGCCGTGCGTGCCGGGCGCTCGCCCGCCCTGAACGCCTGGCGCGAGGTGCTCGACGACGTCGCCGACCACGGGTACGCCCCGGGGCTGGCGCCGCCGGGCGACGCCGCTGCGGCGGCCCGCACAGCGCGTGCCGTGCTCGGTCGACTGACGGACGCCGTGCCCGCGGCCGTCCTCCCGCACCTGACGAGCATCGTCGACGCGGTCGACGTCGAGCGCTTCGCCGCGGACGGTGCGGCGAGCGTGGACACCGGTGCGCTCCGGCGGGCCGTCCTGGAGGCGCGGGTCGTCCTCGACGCGTCCGTTCCGCGGGCCCGCGTGGTCCGGGCACGCCTGTTCCCGCCGAGCCTGCTGCCCTCGTCCGCCTGGTCCCACGAGGGCCGGCGGAGCCGCCGCACGGCCTAG
- a CDS encoding DUF58 domain-containing protein has protein sequence MPDGRGPSTTALRAGAVRSWALRTGRRGAAMLRRTPFPRPTARGWTVLGSGIALVGGGLVATTSIAVSAGLLLLVLLVLGIVMALVVAAPLRATRSTARAVVQVGEVHRERITLRGTSLPIGPRTTLLVREQLEDALVSVSDAETYALVGPNEPPAVLDVEALAMHRGRTLVGPVTIRVEDPFGLLRIDRPVVPAEELVIVPASTTLGAIDTGALAGAVSADEGRVGQGGSADDSELRPYRQGDPIRRVHWAQSARRGELHVRQTTQAQPPEAVIAIDVRRESYQALGRDDLAELSDLGGDAAFEHAVVVAASVARALSARTSRVVLVSDDTPRADRHSGDAGSLTDVLVGLADVRLRSDARPVTEVLPEVHGRDVHGMTAVVTGRCTAEQAAELVAATSGSSRGILATIVPPDPLVRGILDRAGWRTLVVPVAGARSQGSTR, from the coding sequence ATGCCCGACGGCAGAGGGCCCTCGACGACCGCGCTGCGTGCCGGCGCGGTGCGGTCGTGGGCGCTCCGCACCGGTCGGCGCGGAGCGGCCATGCTCCGCCGCACGCCGTTCCCGCGGCCGACGGCGAGGGGGTGGACGGTGCTCGGGTCGGGGATCGCCCTGGTCGGCGGCGGGCTCGTCGCCACGACGAGCATCGCCGTCTCCGCGGGACTGCTGCTGCTCGTGCTGCTCGTGCTCGGCATCGTGATGGCACTCGTCGTCGCGGCGCCCCTGCGCGCCACCCGGTCGACGGCCCGCGCGGTCGTGCAGGTCGGCGAGGTGCACCGCGAGCGGATCACCCTGCGGGGGACCTCGCTGCCGATCGGACCGCGGACGACGCTGCTTGTGCGGGAGCAGCTCGAGGACGCCCTGGTCAGCGTGTCCGACGCCGAGACCTACGCGCTGGTCGGTCCGAACGAACCGCCGGCGGTGCTCGACGTCGAGGCCCTGGCGATGCACCGCGGCCGGACCCTGGTCGGCCCGGTGACCATCCGCGTCGAGGACCCGTTCGGGCTGCTCCGGATCGACCGGCCCGTCGTCCCCGCCGAGGAACTCGTGATCGTCCCCGCGTCCACCACCCTCGGGGCGATCGACACCGGGGCGCTCGCAGGTGCCGTCTCCGCCGACGAGGGCCGTGTCGGTCAGGGCGGTTCCGCCGACGACAGCGAACTCCGGCCGTACCGCCAGGGCGACCCGATCCGGCGCGTGCACTGGGCCCAGAGCGCCCGACGCGGTGAGCTCCACGTCCGTCAGACCACCCAGGCGCAACCGCCCGAAGCCGTCATCGCGATCGACGTCCGACGCGAGTCGTACCAGGCACTCGGTCGCGACGACCTCGCCGAGCTCAGCGACCTCGGTGGCGACGCCGCCTTCGAGCACGCGGTCGTCGTCGCCGCGAGCGTCGCCCGGGCGCTCAGCGCGCGGACCTCGCGCGTGGTGCTCGTGAGCGACGACACCCCGCGGGCGGATCGGCACTCCGGCGACGCCGGCAGTCTGACCGACGTGCTCGTCGGGCTCGCCGACGTCCGGCTCCGGTCGGACGCCCGTCCCGTCACCGAGGTCCTGCCGGAGGTGCACGGGCGCGACGTGCACGGCATGACCGCCGTCGTCACCGGCCGCTGCACCGCCGAGCAGGCCGCGGAGCTCGTCGCCGCGACGAGCGGTTCGAGCCGGGGCATCCTCGCCACGATCGTGCCGCCGGACCCCCTGGTGCGCGGCATCCTCGACCGCGCCGGGTGGCGCACCCTCGTGGTGCCCGTCGCAGGCGCCCGGTCGCAGGGGAGCACCCGGTGA
- a CDS encoding HNH endonuclease: MNDDGSRSPIRSTIVSVSGRQAKDGRRGLPKVSEIEFSDEVGNTTRAAVVPNTAHRKAGEATLENVIQAEHFALCPICFEQPADSDEHVPPRGLGGSIMTTTCTRCNNAFGARVEAGLQDWFDRMVRIRYTADGDPRPFGATRALVLQTDDGKSLLLPEKGSDPGEEFSRRMRTAASLEHHVSQPGEAEVRNGVLKSAYLAACLHLRGVPHVDSAKQIRTELLGVVAARSRADLKVGPHARTLRFFRTGKPAGIPLALLRNKTMESGPSWLLSLAGTLIVEWPFPEIDPATRRLVASSPASRSSE, translated from the coding sequence ATGAACGATGACGGAAGCCGCAGCCCGATCCGATCCACAATCGTCTCGGTCTCTGGGCGTCAGGCGAAAGACGGCCGCCGAGGGCTCCCGAAAGTCAGCGAGATCGAGTTTTCGGACGAGGTAGGGAACACGACTCGCGCGGCGGTCGTCCCGAACACGGCTCATCGTAAAGCTGGCGAAGCCACGCTGGAAAACGTCATCCAGGCCGAACACTTCGCCCTCTGCCCGATCTGCTTCGAGCAGCCGGCCGATTCTGACGAGCACGTTCCACCGAGGGGGCTCGGTGGGAGCATCATGACCACCACTTGCACCCGCTGCAATAACGCTTTCGGGGCTCGCGTCGAAGCAGGACTGCAGGACTGGTTCGACCGAATGGTTCGAATCCGTTACACGGCGGACGGCGACCCGCGACCCTTCGGAGCAACGCGCGCCCTGGTGCTCCAGACCGACGACGGGAAGTCCCTCCTCCTTCCCGAAAAGGGATCCGACCCGGGTGAGGAGTTCAGTCGGCGAATGCGGACGGCAGCGAGTCTCGAGCACCACGTGAGCCAGCCAGGTGAAGCCGAAGTTCGAAACGGCGTACTGAAAAGCGCCTATCTCGCTGCCTGCCTCCACCTCCGTGGGGTGCCTCACGTGGACTCCGCGAAGCAGATCCGAACTGAACTCCTCGGAGTTGTGGCCGCACGGTCGCGCGCCGACCTGAAGGTGGGTCCCCACGCCCGGACGTTGCGGTTCTTTCGAACAGGCAAGCCCGCAGGTATCCCGCTGGCGTTGCTCCGCAACAAGACGATGGAGTCCGGCCCTTCCTGGCTGCTGTCGCTCGCGGGCACCCTGATCGTCGAATGGCCCTTCCCCGAGATCGACCCCGCTACCCGCCGGCTCGTTGCTTCATCCCCGGCATCGAGATCGTCCGAGTAA
- a CDS encoding AAA family ATPase yields MPDHTDRAFPIEHVRAVGDDVVAAVSTVVDGKVDAIRTAFTVMLAEGHLLVEDVPGVGKTVLAKALGASVGGTVNRIQFTSDMLPSDVTGVNIYDQSSGTFRFSPGPVFANVVIGDEINRTSPKTQSALLEAMAEAQVTVDGVTRPLESPFMIVATQNPIDMEGTYPLPEAQRDRFMARIAMGYPSADAERQMLAARGTRDPLSSLRPIVDVQTLRAIVHAVRGVHVAPDVEAYIVAIVRATRSHPDLVLGASPRATLHLAQAARAHAALLGRAFVTPDDVAHLAPVILSHRLVPVARGLGGGAEDTARDVVVRIVSDTAVPFASAAVRS; encoded by the coding sequence GTGCCGGACCACACCGACCGAGCCTTCCCGATCGAGCACGTCCGGGCGGTGGGTGACGACGTCGTCGCTGCCGTCTCCACCGTGGTGGACGGCAAGGTCGACGCCATCCGCACCGCCTTCACGGTGATGCTCGCCGAGGGCCACCTGCTCGTCGAGGACGTCCCCGGCGTCGGCAAGACCGTGCTCGCGAAGGCGCTCGGCGCCTCGGTCGGCGGCACGGTCAACCGCATCCAGTTCACCTCGGACATGCTCCCGTCCGACGTCACCGGCGTGAACATCTACGACCAGTCGTCGGGCACCTTCCGGTTCTCGCCCGGCCCGGTGTTCGCGAACGTCGTGATCGGCGACGAGATCAACCGCACCAGCCCGAAGACCCAGTCGGCCCTGCTCGAGGCGATGGCCGAGGCGCAGGTCACCGTCGACGGTGTCACGCGGCCGCTCGAGTCGCCGTTCATGATCGTGGCGACGCAGAACCCGATCGACATGGAGGGCACCTACCCGCTGCCCGAGGCCCAGCGCGACCGGTTCATGGCACGCATCGCGATGGGCTACCCCAGCGCCGACGCCGAGCGTCAGATGCTCGCTGCGCGCGGGACCCGCGACCCGCTGTCCTCGCTCCGACCGATCGTCGACGTCCAGACGCTGCGCGCGATCGTGCACGCGGTCCGCGGGGTGCACGTCGCCCCCGACGTCGAGGCGTACATCGTCGCGATCGTCCGCGCCACCCGGTCGCACCCGGACCTCGTGCTCGGCGCGAGCCCCCGCGCGACCCTGCACCTGGCCCAGGCCGCCCGTGCCCACGCCGCGCTGCTCGGCCGCGCGTTCGTCACCCCCGACGACGTCGCCCACCTCGCGCCGGTGATCCTGTCCCACCGGCTCGTCCCGGTCGCCCGCGGCCTCGGCGGGGGTGCCGAGGACACCGCCCGCGACGTGGTCGTCCGGATCGTGTCCGACACCGCCGTGCCCTTCGCCTCGGCCGCCGTCCGCTCCTGA
- a CDS encoding ImmA/IrrE family metallo-endopeptidase, which yields MSHNGTHPERNLMPQEYAPVTPAPLPHAQIRDWAERVGEHYKIYGSSGHADLDTLIKSLGGSIDYRDGEESLRVRARRDFTIYLPHMTSARRDRFTQSHELGHYFLHYLLPAREGDMGFGRGARNGAETQANVFASSLLMPESHFRRVHEQTNGEIWRLAQHFDVSPDAARVRCEVLGLGS from the coding sequence GTGTCCCACAACGGGACGCACCCGGAAAGGAACCTCATGCCGCAGGAGTACGCCCCGGTCACACCGGCGCCGCTTCCGCACGCTCAGATCCGAGACTGGGCAGAACGAGTCGGCGAGCACTACAAGATCTACGGCTCATCCGGCCACGCCGATCTCGACACGCTCATCAAGTCGCTGGGCGGCAGCATCGACTACCGAGACGGCGAGGAATCTCTTCGGGTTCGGGCCCGTCGGGACTTCACCATCTACCTTCCGCACATGACCTCGGCGCGGCGAGATCGGTTCACCCAGTCACATGAGCTGGGTCACTATTTTCTGCATTACCTACTACCCGCGCGAGAAGGCGACATGGGATTCGGTCGTGGCGCCCGGAACGGAGCGGAGACGCAAGCCAACGTGTTCGCGTCGAGTCTGCTCATGCCGGAAAGCCACTTCCGCCGCGTTCATGAGCAAACCAACGGCGAGATCTGGCGGCTCGCTCAGCACTTCGACGTATCTCCAGATGCCGCACGAGTCCGCTGCGAAGTGCTGGGCCTCGGAAGTTGA